A region of the Lycium barbarum isolate Lr01 chromosome 1, ASM1917538v2, whole genome shotgun sequence genome:
ATTTTTTAGCTCTTTAAGGTATTTACTTGAGAGGGTCTTTGTTGAGTTTATTAATATTTCTTGTGAGTTTTTCTTCCTATCTTCAAAGGTATTTATTTACTTTTGGTGTCTATTTGGTTTTTGATTGGAATTTCTTCAagaggaaattagaaaaaaaaaaattggaaattaaCTGTGGTGATGGGTGCTGTAGAATTAACCTAAATAGTCGCTCATACAACCGCTTAAACTAAAAATAATAAGTgaatgtataatatgtgtataactgTGTATAATCAATGTGTAATCTATGCATACTGGCTAGGAAAAATAAACCGTGTATCTGGCCGGCTATTTGCCTAGAAATCCCCATAGTTAATGTATAGTTGCTTCTACTTCGTGGTTGTGAATCTACTTATGCTTCTTGGTCTACTCTGGAATGCTTTTTGGGTCCTTATGTTGAATGGATAAAGGAATTATATTTAGTTGTATATGTACCTTTTTCGCATATCGGCTGTTTGGTAGTTTGCTAATGAatcttcaagttttttttttgatTACATAAGAGATAGGGGAAGGGAAaatgggggaggggattacaaggTGGCGGAATCGAACCCTCagcaacaaggtgaaagttcaggtagccaagaACTGAGCTACTAAGATTCCCCTTGAATGAATCTTCAAGTTACATCTGCCTTTAAGTGGGATTTCAATTGGACTTGTGAATTGGGGTGGGAGGTAGAGGTGGATTCATGATCTAAACTTGAGATGCTCTTTGCAATTATAAGTTTAGATTTTAATATTTGTTGAAAACTTAGTGatttttcacacacacacacacacacacacacatatatatatgtaattcTTATGAATATGCTATGTTTAGTTGAACCTGATGATTATACATTGCATCTGCCTTTGCAAATGCGGATTCATGATTTTAAAATGTTAATATTTTTTTGCAATTGTGTGTTTAGATTTTAGTATTTGTTGTAAAGTTAGTGTTTTTCACATACATATATTTGTAATTAGTGTAGATATGCTAGGTTCAGTTGAACCCGTTGATTATACATTTGCATCCGCCTTTGCGGATGTAGTGTTgctttcttctatttctgcttTTAGTTAGCGTTGTTTTTGCAGGTCCTTATCATGGTGGAGTTTGGAAAATAAAGGTGGAACTTCCAGATGCTTACCCATATAAATCTCCGTCAATTGGATTTATTAACAAAATGTACCATCCAAATGTTGATGAGATGTGAGTTTTAAAATGCCTTATTTCTGTAATCTTCTGTAGATTATTTCATCATTCTCATTTTGTTTAGCTGAAGTCTGAAATTCACTGGATTATCATTTTTCAGGTCGGGTTCGGTTTGTTTAGATGTTATCAATCAGACTTGGAGTCCCATGTTTGGTAATAGGATTTGAGCAATGAATAGATCTTTGAAATTTCTATGGCTTTCCCGTTGATTTATTTTTCAGTAATTATAGCTGGTTTTGAAACAATATCCACAGATTTGACAAACGTGTTTGAAGTGTTTCTTCCACAacttctcttgtatccaaacccaTCGGATCCATTGAATGGGGAAGCAGCTGCCTTGATGATGCGAGACCGGACTGCTTATGAACTAAGAGTTAAAGGTATAATCTGGGGCGAATTTTTGTATGAATTTTGGGGCACGTGAACCCATGGTCTTTTTGCAAAACtagatattttatgtacatattttctaGAATTGATTTATTATTGCCTGACGGCATGCATCCTACAAAAAGGCTTAATGGTGCACTTGGTTAAAAACTTAGTTATTTACCAAGAGGAACAAGGACCAATCCCACTTAATGCATTTTTTTCAGTTTTAGTAGTGCACCCATAATCTAGAAATCCTGGATTCGCTTCTGGGTATAACGAGTCTTATCAGATGCTTATATGTTACAAAAGTGGTAGCTTCAAGTGGACGAAACGAACTATGGTTTTTTGTTGAATCTGTGAGTAGGGTAGACTCAGAATTAAAATCTCATAATTTTGCTTTGGTCTCTAGGGAACTGATTGCACGTTAATATATGTTAACATTCTATTATAGCTAGTGTTTTCTAAAGTTAGCGGCTCTTGAACATTTCATGGTTAGACTAAGTTCGGGTGAGATTTAATGAAACACATTGAAGTTATAGACTTCCAATTCTTTTTCATTCGCACGTTTGAGATATTAGGAAGTTAAGTTTGGATGCTATGGAAGTGATCACGTTCCAACCGAGGTTTAGCTCAATTGCCTTAAAACCAATTTAACACAAGATTCTGCCGTGGGAAGTCAAAGAACCAGAAGCCGAATGAGATCCTTAGCCTAAGAACTAggtaacagataatagcatatgACCTAATCTATCAATAATTGCACCCACTTGGCACTTGCTGCCTAAAGCAATGCTAACCTTTTGTCGGGACACTGCTGTAGATCAGCCTTCTCATTTGCTTGGTCTTGTGCATTGTGTGCTTTCTTAGTCTGCCTTAATGAAGATGTACATTTTATCTACAAGACCTGTTAGGCGGTCCCCATGCTATCTTCCAGATTGGCAGACAAATGATGTAGAGAACTTTCCAGTATACAACCACTAGACGGTGTTTTTGGTAACATAAGTTTATAAGCAATACATGACACATCTTCAGCTCAGCGAGCACAAGACCCTAGATAGGAGAGCATGGAGGTCGAGGATTTAGGGTAGAAGGTTCGTAGGTAGTCGAGCGTCTTCTCTCTTTCCTGTGGGAGAGCTAGGTTCAGTTTAGATCACTTTATCTGCTCCCTCTTCCCCTTATCAGTATCACTATTATTTTGTTATTACCATCTTATTCCTCAATGTTATTACTGCTGTTGTTGCTTTTACTTTGGTTATCTTTACTATTTTCCTATCAATAGTTTTCTTTTCTTCAGTATTTTCATGATAGCTTTTTACTCTTGTATTTTTCAAAGCTGTTTTGAAaatgcttttcttgagccgagggtctatcggaaacagcctctctatcctgcaaaggtaggggtaaagtctgcgtacacttcaccttccccagaccccactagtGGTAtcacactggatatgttgttgaaGAAACTCAGTAATCTTATTTCTAGCATTTTCTGACCATCTCCAATCTATTTTAGATCACTTCTAATCTGGTCTTTGTTTACATAACCAAAGAGTCCtacaaaataaattttaataaagGGAACCTCCAGCTGCTGTTGGCTTAATCAGACCAGCCTTTACTTTCTTTCTGGTAAAAGGAAACATATGAGCAGAGGCTCACCCACCTGTGACCTCTTTAATCATTAAACCTCCCAATGCTATCATTATCAGGCCTAGGTTTAAGCTGAAACACAAATAGTATTTAGATTCTTTACTCCATTCTATATGGGACCAGCAGGTTAGAACCTTGGGGAAGTAGAGAAATAATGCCTAGCCATTGGAATCGCGGAGAAAACCAGGTTATGTTCAAATCTGGTATCCCTAACTGTTTTCTCCTATACCCTTTAAAGATGTTGCTCTTCACCTACCCTACTTAGCCGGGACACTCACTGGACAAAGGAGAAACTCTTGGAGCGTTAACATGCTTATTTTGGAGCAGACCGATTTTGTTCTTTTGAGCTAAAATGTGTCTTAAGAATCTGCATTTCTCTTTCTTTCACCATTATTAAGTGGACAGTATGCTTGGAAATTTGCTATCAGGTAGGTATTTTGCTAACAAATTTAGCAGGGGTAGAAAATAAAATGTTTTTTAAGGTGAAAAAATGCAGACAGTGATAGTATGAATAACATAGTGTGCAACTCTAAAATCCTGGATGCCAAATGGTGCATGTGGTGACCAAAATCAATACACAGTGATGGTGGTTGGTGAACCTAGTTAGTCTGACCTAGGAAGTTAATTCACGTTAACCTCCCCTTTGTGGTTTAGTTGGGATAAGATCTGAAGCGCAGATGCTTCTAGTGTGTTTGTCATCTCCTTTGTATTTTGGGTATCTTCATGATACATTAGTCCTTGTCTCAGTATATCTAAGTTGGAACCTATGTATCTACATATAATAGaatgcctttttttttctttttcttctactTTCAGAAGTGTAGGCCACGGGAGTGGGAACTTTTTAAGCATTAGCTAAGCACTTTTACCTTTTTGTTACTAAAGGTGGTGCCCTATTTTTTCCTGAAAAACTTGTGCTGTGGATAGGAAGATATGTGATACTGATTTAAtctacggaaaaggctcaaatatgtcatcgaactatcggaaatgactcatttatgtcattcgtcaatagtttgacccatttatgccatcgaactatcgaaaatggctcatttatgccactcatcaatagtttggctcatttatgtcatcgctcgttaccaaaatgactcatacatgccatttttcattaacgccggtttTACAATACCAGCTATGACAAGTGGCCttcaactagattatggttgtgggtgggtagGATGTATGGATcagattttttattaatttgggatttaaaattgggctggtttaAATAAAAGATTGGATGGATGAGTCATTCTGGTAAcgggcgatgacataaatgagccaaactattgatgagtggcataaatgagccatttccgatagttcgatgacatatttgagccttttccgtttaatCTATTACAGAATCTATGAGATCAGTGTGATATTGTTGTTGAGCATGTTCCAGGATTTGGTTAAACCCTTTTTGTAAAATAATAGTATGAAAATTGACGGAGCAGAGCAGATTAGATTTGTGCTGCCATTGTCTCCTGGTCTAAGCATGTTAAATTGCATGTTACACTGTCAGTGGATATAAGTTAAATTCTTTCGGATTTCCTAGACAGTTCTGCATATAAATTAGTACGAATCTAACGTATACATGCTTGTTATCCAGAATATTGTCAAAAATATGCTAAGCCGGAAGATGTTGGAGCTGCCCCTGAGGAGAAGTCAAGTGATGAGGAGTTAAGTGAAGCTGATTACTCAGATGATGAAGCAATGGCAGGCCCTGTTGATCCATAATAATACCTCCTTTATCTCCGTTACTATCTGTATCTGTAAATCATGTTATTTCAAGTTAAACTTCATAGTTAAAGACTATTCATTGTGGGGGGGATTCTAAAAGAAGCTCCCTTCTCCTGTTGGTTTAACGTCAATGTAAATAATTTCTATGTTTGATTTCCTTGATGTTCTTTTATGTGTGTGTTTATCGTCAACTACAATCGAGTCTCTTCATTAAAGCTCACTAAAGCTTCAATAGACTTCTGAGCTTTTTTCACCTTTGATAACACTGCAAAACTACATATTGAAAGTATAGGAGAGTATTTTGGCAT
Encoded here:
- the LOC132632827 gene encoding ubiquitin-conjugating enzyme E2-23 kDa-like; its protein translation is MSSPSKRREMDLMKLMMSDYKVEMINDGMQEFYVHFHGPAESPYHGGVWKIKVELPDAYPYKSPSIGFINKMYHPNVDEMSGSVCLDVINQTWSPMFDLTNVFEVFLPQLLLYPNPSDPLNGEAAALMMRDRTAYELRVKEYCQKYAKPEDVGAAPEEKSSDEELSEADYSDDEAMAGPVDP